Proteins from a single region of Rhinatrema bivittatum chromosome 13, aRhiBiv1.1, whole genome shotgun sequence:
- the LOC115075372 gene encoding olfactory receptor 1020-like, translating to MGLENQTSVTEFILLGLTDNPILQILLFVFFLLVYIITLLANTGIIVITWLDVHLQTPMYFFLSHLSFVDICYSSVTTPKNLQSLLVEKKSISFLGCALQMYFFIGFAASESFLLVVMAFDRYVAICNPLLYSVLMNRRLCIQLMTAVYLASFVISLIHTTCTFRLSFCESNVINHFFCDVPPLLVLSCSDTLVNEIVIFIIVGFNCITSLLTILISYIYIISTILKIRSAEGRQKTFSTCASHFTAVLIFYCTVVSMNLRPPSSYSLDQNKVTSVFYTMMIPMLNPLIYSLKNKEVKTAMRKVFRLNFAI from the exons ATGGGTTTAGA GAACCAGACTTCAGTGACTGAGTTCATTCTCCTAGGACTCACTGATAATCCAATACTACAGATTCTGCTCTTCGTCTTTTTTCTTCTGGTCTATATTATCACCCTGCTGGCCAATACTGGGATCATTGTTATAACTTGGCTGGATGTGCATCTACAGActcccatgtactttttcctctcTCACCTATCTTTTGTTGATATCTGTTATTCTTCAGTCACCACTCCCAAAAACCTCCAGAGCCTCCTGGTAGAGAAGAAATCCATTTCCTTTCTTGGTTGTGCTctgcaaatgtatttttttattggtTTCGCTGCTTCAGAAAGTTTTCTGTTAGTGGTGATGGCATTTGATCGTTATGTGGCAATATGTAACCCATTACTTTATTCAGTCCTAATGAACAGGAGATTGTGTATTCAACTGATGACTGCTGTGTATCTGGCCAGCTTTGTTatttccctcatacacacaactTGCACCTTCCGCTTATCCTTTTGTGAGTCCAATGTGATTAATCATTTTTTCTGTGATGTTCCTCCATTGTTAGTGCTGTCGTGCTCAGACACCCTTGTAAATGAAATTGTGATTTTTATCATTGTTGGGTTCAATTGCATAACCTCCCTTCTGACCATCCTAATTTCTTACATCTACATTATCTCCACCATCCTGAAGATTCGCTCTGCAGAAGGGAGGCAAAAAACATTTTCTACCTGTGCCTCCCACTTCACTGCTGTGCTGATATTCTATTGCACAGTTGTTTCCATGAATTTACGACCACCTTCAAGTTATTCACTGGATCAGAACAAAGTGACTTCGGTGTTTTATACGATGATGATCCCCATGTTAAATCCCCTGATTTATAGCTTGAAGAACAAGGAAGTGAAAACTGCAATGAGGAAAGTATTCAGACTAAATTTTGCCATATAA